The nucleotide window GCACCGTCATAATCGACGGCGGACGGCCGGGGCCAGAAGTATTCCGGCCGCGTGAAGGCTTGCGCCACCTGACGGCTTCCCACGATGGTGCCGTCCGGGCCGATGATCAGCGAGCCGTTGGCCGTGTCGGGGGCGATTGCCTGGGCCACGGCCCAGACGGCGGTTGCATAGCCGGCGACGCAGATCAGCATGGTCGCCGCCGCGATGCGGATGCTTGCAAGAAGTGAGTGCATGGGTCCGGTCTCCGGATCAGTTCATGAACATGAGGTGCTCGGCGATCGGCCCGAGCGTCGCCGCCGGGAAGAAGGTGAGCGCGCCGACGACGACGATGGTGGCCGCGAGCATGGTGGCGAAAACGCCGCCCTCGACGCTGAGCGTGCCGCTCGATTCGGCGCTGCGGCGCTTGGCCGACAGGGAGCCGACGATGGCAAGCGGCAGGATGATCGGGATGAAGCGGGCAAACAGCATCACCAGACCGGTCGCCAGATTCCACGGCACGGTGTTGTCGCCGAGGCCCTCGAAGCCGGACCCGTTGTTCGCGGCGGACGAGGTGAACTCGTAGAGGATCTCGCTGAAGCCATGCGGCCCGACATTGTTGAGCGTGTCGGCTCCCCAGGGCGTCGCTGCGAAGATCGCCGTGCCGCCGAGGATGAACAAGCCGTGGGCGAGCAGCGCGAACAGCGCGAACTTCACCTCCCGCGCCTCGATGCGCCATCCCAGATATTCAGGCGTGCGGCCGATCATCATGCCGGCGATGAAGACGCCGACGACGATGTAGAGGAACATGTTGATCATGCCGACGCCGACACCGCCGAAGGTTGCGTTGAGCCACATGCCGATCATCGGCATCAGGCCGCTCATCGGGTTGAGGCTGTCATGCATGGCGCCGACGGAGCCGTTCGAGGTGGACGAGGTCAGCACCGACCAGAGCGGGCCGCCGGTCGGGCCGAAGCGCATCTCCTTGCCTTCCAGATTGCCGACAGTCTGCTCGATGGGCAGGTCGGCGAAGGCCTGGGTGGGAGCGGTCTCGAAATAGACGGCGCCCGAGATCTTGACCGCGATGAAGGCCAGCATCACCGCGAAGACGACGCCGGCGTGGCGCATGCGGCCGACGATCCGGCCGAACATCCAGACGCAGGCCATCGGAATGATGATGATGGCGAACATCTCGAGGATGTTGGTCCAGAAGCTCGGGTTCTCCAGCGGATGTGTCGAGTTGGGCCCGAAGAAGCCGCCGCCGTTGGTGCCGAGCTGCTTGATCGTGACGAATGCCGCCACCGGGCCGCGCGCGATGGTTTGCTGCACGCCTTCCAGCGTGGTTGCGACAGCCGCACCGTCGAACGTCATCGGCGCGCCGCCCAGAACCAGAAGGATCGCGACGACGAAGGCGACCGGCAGCAGCACGAGGAACGAGGCCCGCTGCACGTCGACGAAGAAGTTGCCCAAGGGACGCCCCGCCAGGCCGCGGGCCAGCGCGGTAAGTGCCGCGATGCCGGTGGCCGCCGATACGAACTGGAGCCACATCAGGCCGGCAAGCTGCGACAGGTAGCTCAGCGACACCTCGCCCGAATAGTGCTGGAGGTTCGTGTTCGAGGTGAACGAGGCGGCCGTATTGAAGATCAGGCTGCCTTCCAGGGCTTCCTTGCCGTCGGGGTTGAGCGGCAGGTGCTGCTGCAGCGCCAGCACGCCGTAGGTGACCGCGAACATGACCGCATTGAAGGCCAGCATGGCGACCATGTAGCGCTTCCAGGTCTGGTCCTGCGCAGCCAGGGGGCCGCCCACGGCCCGCATGGCGCGGGTTTTCCAGCCGGCAAGGCCGGACGATGGATCGGCGGGGTCCATCGCCCATTTCATGTAACGGCCGAGCGGCCAGGAGATGAGCGCCGTACCTCCGACGACGAGGACGACGAAGAGCAGGGTTTGTATCAGCATCGAATTGTCTCCGAGATCGCTGGAAGGTCAGGCCCGGTCGACGGCATTGGCCATGACGAGCAGAAGCCCGAAGACGGCAAGGCCGAGAAACAGACAGAAAACGGTCATGGAAAGGGTCCTTTGATCAGGCGAGACCGATGGCGGTGATGACGAGGTCGATCGCCTTGATGCCGATGAAGGGCACGATCAGGCCGCCGAGCCCGTAGATGAACAGATTGCGCTTCAAGAGCCCGTCCGCACCGATGGCCTTGTAGGCGACGCCCCTGAGCGACAGCGGGATAAGCGCGATGATGATCAGCGCGTTGAAGATGATCGCCGACAGGATCGCGCTTTGCGGCGTCGCCAGGCCCATGATGTTGAGCGCGCCCAGTTGCGGATAGAGCGCGACGAACATTGCCGGGACGATGGCGAAATACTTCGCAACGTCGTTGGCGATGGAGAACGTGGTCAGCGCACCGCGGGTCATCAGCAGCTGCTTGCCGATCTCGACGATCTCGATGAGCTTGGTCGGATCGGAGTCGAGATCCACCATGTTGCCGGCCTCGCGCGCGGCGACCGTGCCGGTGTTCATCGCGACACCGACATCGGCCTGGGCCAGTGCGGGAGCGTCGTTCGTGCCGTCGCCGCACATGGCGACCAGCTTGCCCTTCGCCTGTTCTTCGCGGATCAGGGTGAGCTTGTTTTCCGGCGTGGCCTCGGCGAGGAAGTCGTCGACGCCCGCCTCGGCGGCGATGGCGGCGGCCGTCATCGGGTTGTCGCCGGTGATCATCACCGTGCGGATGCCCATGCGGCGCAGCTCCGCAAACCGCTCGCGGATGCCGCCCTTGACGATATCCTTGAGGTGGATGACGCCCAGAAGCCGCCCGTCCTTGACGACCGCAAGCGGCGTGCCGCCGATCCTGGCGATGTCGTTGGCGATTGCCTCCAGTTCCCGTTTGGCCTGTTCGCCGGTGCGGGGCGTGCCCGTGGCGGCCGAGGACAGCTCGATGTGCTTGAGCACCGCGTCGACGGCGCCCTTGCGGATCGACGATCCGTCGAAGTCGACGCCGCTCATGCGGCTTTGCGCCGTAAACGGCACGAAGATCGCGTGCAGGCTCTGCATGTCGCGGCCGCGGATGCCGTATTTCTCCTTGGCGAGGACCACGATGGAACGGCCTTCCGGCGTCTCGTCGGCGAGCGAGGCGAGCTGCGCCGCATCGGCCAGATCCTGCTCGCTGACGCCCTCGACGGGCCGGAACTCGGTCGCCTGCCGGTTGCCCAGCGTGATCGTGCCGGTCTTGTCGAGCAGCAGCGTGTCGATGTCGCCGGCGGCCTCGACGGCGCGCCCGGACATGGCCAGAACATTGAACCGCACCAACCGGTCCATGCCGGCGATGCCGATGGCCGAAACCAGCGCGCCGATCGTGGTCGGGATCAAGGTGACGAACAGCGCCACCAGCACGATCACCGGAATAGAACCGCCGGCATAGGCGGCGAAGGCGGGGATGGTTGCGGTCGCAAGGACGAAAATCAGGGTCAGTCCGGCGAGCAGGACGTTCAGCGCGATCTCGTTCGGCGTCTTCTGGCGCTCGGCCCCTTCGACCAGCGAGATCATGCGGTCGATGAAGGTCGATCCGGCGGCGGCCGTGATCCTGACCTTGATCCAGTCCGAAAGCACCTGCGTTCCGCCGGTCACCGCCGAGCGGTCTCCGCCCGATTCCCGGATCACCGGAGCGGATTCGCCGGTGATCGCCGCCTCGTTCACCGAGGCGATGCCTTCGACGACCTCGCCGTCCGAGGGGATGATGTCGCCGGCTTCCACCAGCACCACATCGCCGACCTTCAGGCTCGTGCCGGGCACGGGCTTCGTCTCGGTGCCTTGCGGATCGGCCAGGAGCTTGGCCTGGGTCTCGGTGCGCGAGCGGCGCAAGGAGTCCGCCTGCGCCTTGCCGCGCCCTTCGGCAACCGCCTCGGCGAAGTTCGCGAACAGGATCGTGAACCACAACCAGAGGATGATCTGGAACGAGAAACCGAGATCGCCTGCGCCGGTGACGACATCCTTCAGGAACAGGACGGTCGTCAGCACCGAGACGACGGCGACGACGAACATCACCGGATTTCTGGCGAGCGTACGTGGATCGAGTTTCTTGAATGCGCCCCAAAGTGCGGGGACAAGGATGCGAGCGTCGAAGATGCTCGCCGGTTTCGACTGGCTCATGAGTGGCTCCAGCTTGATGTTTCTGGTGACAGTCCCAGCCCGCATTGGCCCGGCCCGCATCGGCCCGGCCCGAAGAGGCGGGAGAGGAGCAAGGCAAGCAGCGCGCACGCCGGCATCGCCGGCGCTGTCGCGAAGGCGATGCCCGGCGCAAGGGGGCTTTCTGTCTTCAGGAGGTCGGGCCGTGGCCCGGGAGATATGCGGATCGGGCCGGGCGACTTGGCGATGATCCGCGCCGCCTGTCACAGCGGGTTGGATATTCGGCAGTTCAGAAGCGCTCCGGCCGCAAAAGCGCGTAGACAAGATAGGCTGTGACGACCAGAGCCACCCCGCCTCCCAGTATATATTCAAGTATCATTGCGCACCCCGTCTTGTCGGAAGCTGCCGACCGGCAAGACTTCCTGACGCCTATAGTTTTTCTCCGCGCTTTTCCTCGGCAGGAACCGGCAGCGAAGGTGACAGGAATATGGCGCAGGACTGCATAAAGGTTCGAGAGAGGCGAAGGCCCGAAAGAATAAAAATCTCATATGGATTTCGGGTCGGAACCGGTCGCGGAAGCGCCCGCACACCGCCGGGCGCCTCCTTCGCGTCTTGCGACCTTGTCGAGATGAAAAACATATTTCCGTCGCCGGTGCAGGCGCACTGAACTGTACGGGCCAGCGAGCGGGCAGCCTCGCCCTTGAGCCGGTGCGCGCCGGACTTTCGGCGGCGCGGCATATTGCAAGCGGCCCCGGCCCGACCATTCCCGGACCATTGATTGAACCGAACGGGTTTCATGACGAGCACACTGGAGGCTGTCCCCTTCGAGGCGGTTGCCGAGGCGCGCAAGGCTCCGCTCTCGCGCGAGCTCTACCGGGCATGGCACCGCTCCCCGGCGCCGGCCCCAGCGCCAGAGCCAGCCCCCCAGAACCAGATCGTGCCGGCACCACCTGCCCGCAGGCGCCCGCGGCGACCCCTGC belongs to Stappia indica and includes:
- the kdpF gene encoding K(+)-transporting ATPase subunit F; this translates as MILEYILGGGVALVVTAYLVYALLRPERF
- the kdpA gene encoding potassium-transporting ATPase subunit KdpA; translated protein: MLIQTLLFVVLVVGGTALISWPLGRYMKWAMDPADPSSGLAGWKTRAMRAVGGPLAAQDQTWKRYMVAMLAFNAVMFAVTYGVLALQQHLPLNPDGKEALEGSLIFNTAASFTSNTNLQHYSGEVSLSYLSQLAGLMWLQFVSAATGIAALTALARGLAGRPLGNFFVDVQRASFLVLLPVAFVVAILLVLGGAPMTFDGAAVATTLEGVQQTIARGPVAAFVTIKQLGTNGGGFFGPNSTHPLENPSFWTNILEMFAIIIIPMACVWMFGRIVGRMRHAGVVFAVMLAFIAVKISGAVYFETAPTQAFADLPIEQTVGNLEGKEMRFGPTGGPLWSVLTSSTSNGSVGAMHDSLNPMSGLMPMIGMWLNATFGGVGVGMINMFLYIVVGVFIAGMMIGRTPEYLGWRIEAREVKFALFALLAHGLFILGGTAIFAATPWGADTLNNVGPHGFSEILYEFTSSAANNGSGFEGLGDNTVPWNLATGLVMLFARFIPIILPLAIVGSLSAKRRSAESSGTLSVEGGVFATMLAATIVVVGALTFFPAATLGPIAEHLMFMN
- the kdpB gene encoding potassium-transporting ATPase subunit KdpB, with amino-acid sequence MSQSKPASIFDARILVPALWGAFKKLDPRTLARNPVMFVVAVVSVLTTVLFLKDVVTGAGDLGFSFQIILWLWFTILFANFAEAVAEGRGKAQADSLRRSRTETQAKLLADPQGTETKPVPGTSLKVGDVVLVEAGDIIPSDGEVVEGIASVNEAAITGESAPVIRESGGDRSAVTGGTQVLSDWIKVRITAAAGSTFIDRMISLVEGAERQKTPNEIALNVLLAGLTLIFVLATATIPAFAAYAGGSIPVIVLVALFVTLIPTTIGALVSAIGIAGMDRLVRFNVLAMSGRAVEAAGDIDTLLLDKTGTITLGNRQATEFRPVEGVSEQDLADAAQLASLADETPEGRSIVVLAKEKYGIRGRDMQSLHAIFVPFTAQSRMSGVDFDGSSIRKGAVDAVLKHIELSSAATGTPRTGEQAKRELEAIANDIARIGGTPLAVVKDGRLLGVIHLKDIVKGGIRERFAELRRMGIRTVMITGDNPMTAAAIAAEAGVDDFLAEATPENKLTLIREEQAKGKLVAMCGDGTNDAPALAQADVGVAMNTGTVAAREAGNMVDLDSDPTKLIEIVEIGKQLLMTRGALTTFSIANDVAKYFAIVPAMFVALYPQLGALNIMGLATPQSAILSAIIFNALIIIALIPLSLRGVAYKAIGADGLLKRNLFIYGLGGLIVPFIGIKAIDLVITAIGLA